The Nitrospiraceae bacterium genomic interval CGTGGCCGGCTACTTGTTTAAGCCCATGGCCGAGGCGGTCATCATCGCGATGATCGCCTCCTTCATTCTGTCGCGCACGCTGGTGCCGACCATGGCCAAATATATGATGAAGAGTCACCATGTCGAAGTCGCATGAAGAGCATACACAGGCCGGCACGGAACCATCGCGGAACTTCTTCGTCCGTTTTCAGAAGGGGTTTGAGCGCCACTTCGATCGGTTCCGCGAGGGGTACGGTCTGCTGCTCGAACGAGTGATCGCCCATCGCAGCGCCT includes:
- a CDS encoding efflux RND transporter permease subunit, giving the protein MSKSHEEHTQAGTEPSRNFFVRFQKGFERHFDRFREGYGLLLERVIAHRSAFVKISLAIAVGSLSLFFFLGRDYFPEIRSGVIQMHMRAPLGTRIEASGRI